The following coding sequences are from one Deltaproteobacteria bacterium window:
- a CDS encoding penicillin acylase family protein yields MKRITLLVSALALAACSGSKSSSSSSSGTTGATAATTNGSSTASSTGAGSTSSGSSGSTGTNAATSGSTGSASTTSSGSGSGSGSGSGGSSGSVYVIGSLGADTTVIYDGHDIPHIHCTDFIDCVRVQGYLHAQDRLWEMDVDRKVAEGRIAELVGIPGLSQDLFHRRIFVAHDGTPIWDALANSIDQPTKDLLQAYADGVNAYITLAQAGSVQVSQEYARMGIAPANIDAWTIQDSLALGRYFQWSLSETLDQEVNFGQMYAVMSDGELGALVHSRQMDPAYTIPGFPLHTVGAPMKQPVGLAGPMAADMGGLTDMAQQLASVTIKMSKPGFSGSNDWVVDAAHSASGAAMVANDPHLPLLYPSIFWLSHMTADTEGIDLLGSSFPGVPGVLTGRTTHVGWGVTVVGYDVTDVYEETFTDATHVSFNGQPVQVITVPQTFTIRNLAGGAPTTQTVNVTIVPEHGPIISMTDATHGLSMRWTGHELTSEFRALRNLYVAQGVDEAMTALTDWGTGAQNFVLADDSGHIAFDPHALVPARPWAGQTVNGRTLLPWAPLPGDGTAEWGWGDGGLWLDNSQLPQSKDPAQGFLMTANSDPVGVTDDDNVLNDDNYLSFAFDDQTGLRAGRITELLQQKTADGGKVSEADVEEIQADHHAIIGRYIVPIAQNAWTSAMALADGGVNTAIDPDGGVAAAVALFSGWANDNYECPTGLTDIDPTSAADTDPTVSADSAGCSFFHIFARTLIYDVYSDDSTYLDSALRALGPDGGADPGFEIDPQLALKGFVVMEDPNTPAANTTLCDDRSTANVTETCDDMVVKALGEARNILVNHFHSANPLDWRWGAIHTLTFVNPLGAPQISAFNTDAYARPGGFFTVDVGNPLVLYQNPHDGSSNWDFSYDQGGNERWIGLLDGSQTKMQLPGYEVDVPFAGPPTGMLNDWIRNTYFNFPRSQTEVEAAEASTVTFTQQ; encoded by the coding sequence ATGAAGCGAATCACCCTCCTCGTGAGCGCGCTCGCGCTCGCCGCGTGCTCCGGCAGCAAGAGCTCGAGCTCCAGCAGCTCCGGCACCACCGGCGCCACCGCCGCCACCACCAACGGGAGCTCCACCGCCAGCAGCACCGGCGCGGGCAGCACCAGCAGCGGCAGCAGCGGCAGCACCGGCACGAACGCTGCCACGAGCGGCTCGACCGGCTCCGCCAGCACGACCTCGTCCGGATCTGGATCCGGATCCGGATCTGGCTCGGGCGGCTCGTCGGGCTCGGTCTACGTGATCGGCTCGCTCGGCGCCGACACCACCGTGATCTACGACGGCCACGACATCCCCCACATCCACTGCACCGACTTCATCGACTGCGTGCGCGTCCAGGGCTACCTGCACGCCCAGGATCGCCTCTGGGAGATGGACGTCGACCGCAAGGTGGCCGAGGGCCGCATCGCCGAGCTGGTGGGCATCCCCGGCCTCTCGCAGGACCTCTTCCACCGCCGCATCTTCGTGGCCCATGACGGCACGCCCATCTGGGACGCGCTGGCCAACAGCATCGACCAGCCGACCAAGGACCTGCTCCAGGCCTACGCCGACGGCGTGAACGCCTACATCACCCTGGCCCAGGCGGGCTCGGTGCAGGTGAGCCAGGAGTACGCGCGCATGGGCATCGCGCCCGCGAACATCGACGCCTGGACCATCCAGGACTCGCTCGCGCTCGGCCGCTACTTCCAGTGGAGCCTCTCGGAGACGCTCGACCAGGAGGTCAACTTCGGCCAGATGTACGCGGTGATGTCGGACGGCGAGCTGGGCGCGCTGGTGCACAGCCGCCAGATGGATCCGGCCTACACCATCCCCGGCTTCCCGCTGCACACCGTGGGCGCGCCGATGAAGCAGCCGGTGGGCCTCGCCGGGCCGATGGCCGCCGACATGGGCGGCCTGACCGACATGGCCCAGCAGCTGGCCAGCGTGACCATCAAGATGAGCAAGCCGGGCTTCAGCGGCTCGAACGACTGGGTGGTCGACGCGGCGCACTCGGCGAGCGGCGCGGCGATGGTGGCCAACGATCCGCACCTGCCGCTGCTCTACCCCTCCATCTTCTGGCTCTCGCACATGACCGCGGACACCGAGGGCATCGACCTGCTCGGCTCGAGCTTCCCCGGCGTGCCCGGCGTGCTCACCGGCCGCACCACCCACGTGGGCTGGGGCGTGACCGTGGTGGGCTACGACGTGACCGACGTGTACGAGGAGACCTTCACCGACGCCACGCACGTGAGCTTCAACGGCCAGCCGGTGCAGGTGATCACCGTCCCGCAGACGTTCACCATCCGCAACCTCGCAGGCGGCGCGCCGACCACGCAGACGGTGAACGTGACCATCGTCCCCGAGCACGGCCCGATCATCTCCATGACCGACGCCACCCACGGCCTCTCCATGCGCTGGACCGGCCACGAGCTGACCAGCGAGTTCCGCGCGCTGCGCAACCTCTACGTGGCCCAGGGCGTGGACGAGGCCATGACCGCCCTCACCGACTGGGGCACCGGCGCGCAGAACTTCGTGCTCGCCGACGACTCCGGCCACATCGCCTTCGATCCGCACGCGCTCGTTCCCGCGCGTCCGTGGGCCGGCCAGACCGTGAATGGCCGCACGCTGCTGCCCTGGGCGCCGCTGCCCGGCGACGGCACCGCGGAGTGGGGCTGGGGCGACGGCGGCCTCTGGCTCGACAACAGCCAGCTCCCGCAGTCCAAGGATCCGGCGCAGGGCTTCCTCATGACCGCCAACTCCGACCCGGTGGGCGTGACCGATGACGACAACGTCCTCAACGACGACAACTACCTCTCCTTCGCCTTCGACGATCAGACCGGCCTGCGCGCCGGCCGCATCACCGAGCTGCTCCAGCAGAAGACTGCCGACGGCGGCAAAGTCAGTGAAGCGGACGTGGAGGAGATCCAGGCGGATCACCACGCCATCATCGGCCGGTACATCGTGCCCATCGCGCAGAACGCGTGGACCTCGGCGATGGCGCTGGCGGACGGCGGCGTGAACACCGCGATCGACCCGGACGGCGGCGTGGCCGCAGCGGTGGCCCTCTTCAGCGGCTGGGCCAACGACAACTACGAGTGCCCCACCGGCCTGACGGACATCGATCCCACCAGCGCCGCGGACACCGACCCCACGGTGTCGGCCGACTCGGCGGGCTGCAGCTTCTTCCACATCTTCGCGCGCACGCTCATCTACGACGTGTACAGCGACGACTCGACCTACCTCGACAGCGCGCTGCGCGCCCTCGGGCCGGACGGCGGCGCCGACCCGGGCTTCGAGATCGACCCGCAATTGGCGCTCAAGGGCTTCGTGGTCATGGAGGACCCGAACACGCCGGCCGCGAACACCACCCTCTGCGACGACCGCTCCACGGCGAACGTCACCGAGACCTGCGACGACATGGTGGTCAAGGCGCTCGGCGAGGCGCGTAACATTCTGGTTAACCACTTCCACAGCGCCAACCCGCTCGACTGGCGCTGGGGCGCGATCCACACCCTCACCTTCGTGAACCCGCTGGGCGCCCCGCAGATCTCGGCGTTCAACACCGACGCCTACGCGCGGCCGGGCGGCTTCTTCACCGTGGACGTGGGCAACCCGCTGGTGCTCTACCAGAACCCGCACGACGGCTCGTCCAACTGGGACTTCAGCTACGACCAGGGCGGCAACGAGCGCTGGATCGGCCTGCTGGACGGCTCGCAGACCAAGATGCAGCTCCCCGGCTACGAGGTCGACGTGCCCTTCGCCGGCCCGCCCACGGGCATGCTCAACGACTGGATCCGCAACACCT
- a CDS encoding Crp/Fnr family transcriptional regulator: MSQRRDALRGFLVKTPFFGGLDDAALDRIIAMLGERDFHRGEDVYKQGEQGRSLFIIEEGTLVMCNAGAHGHEVKLTRLGPGDFFGDTSLVEMQPRPNTVRVEQDAHLLELTNMDLYRLYKEDVRAYVMVLQNMNRELCRRLRKSDARITQLADESGDDDTQIKPLPTRR; this comes from the coding sequence ATGAGCCAACGTCGCGACGCGCTCCGCGGCTTCCTGGTGAAGACGCCCTTCTTCGGCGGTCTCGACGACGCCGCGCTGGATCGCATCATCGCCATGCTGGGCGAGCGCGACTTCCACCGCGGTGAGGACGTCTACAAGCAGGGCGAGCAGGGCCGCTCGCTCTTCATCATCGAGGAAGGCACGCTGGTGATGTGCAACGCGGGCGCGCACGGGCACGAGGTGAAGCTCACCCGGCTCGGGCCGGGCGACTTCTTCGGCGACACGTCGCTCGTGGAGATGCAGCCGCGGCCGAACACGGTGCGCGTGGAGCAGGACGCTCACCTGCTCGAGCTCACCAACATGGATCTGTATCGCCTCTACAAAGAGGACGTGCGCGCGTACGTGATGGTGCTGCAGAACATGAACCGCGAGCTCTGCCGTCGTCTGCGCAAGAGCGACGCGCGCATCACCCAGCTCGCCGACGAGTCCGGCGACGACGACACGCAGATCAAGCCGCTGCCCACCCGGCGCTAG
- a CDS encoding cysteine--tRNA ligase, which produces MALRIFNTMTGEKAGFEPLSPGKVGIYVCGPTVQDRSHVGHARVYTAFDVVVRWLRQSGLQVTHVRNFTDVDDKIIKKAAEKGITPTQLAEHNIELFWKEMDELGIARPDVAPKVTEHIPEIIGLIEKLVAKGAAYESKGDVYFSVKNYPPYGKLSHRNIDDLQAGARVDPGEQKREPLDFALWKAAKPGEPNWDSPWGKGRPGWHIECSAMAAKYLGETFDLHAGGKDLVFPHHENEIAQSEAASGKTFCRAWMHNGFVTLDQEKMSKSLGNFFTLRDVLDRFSAEGVRTFLLGTHYRNPIDFSDAALAQVERRVDYFYETLARLDERLATGKDPGPGAIGEAERIDAIWKNLSESMDDDFNTAGALAAAQDGFALANELLDGKSKVTDKAQVRRALQKLREELARAGAVLGLWQRPPAAYMLERRDVRAKEKGIDKAAVEAAIAERNEARKAKDFARADGVREKLKALGVEIMDNPGGTTWKIV; this is translated from the coding sequence GTGGCGCTCCGCATCTTCAACACCATGACCGGCGAGAAGGCGGGCTTCGAGCCGCTCTCTCCGGGCAAGGTGGGCATCTACGTGTGCGGCCCCACCGTCCAGGACCGCTCCCACGTGGGCCACGCGCGCGTGTACACCGCGTTCGATGTCGTCGTCCGCTGGCTACGCCAGAGTGGTCTTCAAGTTACACACGTCCGCAACTTCACCGACGTGGACGACAAGATCATCAAGAAGGCCGCCGAGAAGGGCATCACCCCCACCCAGCTCGCCGAGCACAACATCGAGCTCTTCTGGAAGGAGATGGACGAGCTCGGCATCGCCCGGCCCGACGTGGCGCCCAAGGTCACCGAGCACATCCCGGAGATCATCGGGCTCATCGAGAAGCTCGTGGCCAAGGGCGCGGCCTACGAGAGCAAGGGCGATGTTTACTTTTCGGTTAAGAACTACCCGCCCTACGGCAAGCTGAGCCACCGCAACATCGACGACCTGCAGGCCGGCGCGCGCGTCGATCCCGGCGAGCAGAAGCGCGAGCCGCTCGACTTCGCGCTGTGGAAGGCGGCCAAGCCCGGCGAGCCGAACTGGGACTCGCCGTGGGGCAAGGGGCGTCCGGGCTGGCACATCGAGTGCTCGGCGATGGCCGCCAAGTACCTGGGCGAGACCTTCGACCTGCACGCGGGCGGCAAGGATCTCGTGTTTCCGCACCACGAGAACGAGATTGCCCAGAGCGAGGCCGCGAGCGGCAAGACGTTCTGCCGGGCGTGGATGCACAACGGCTTCGTGACGCTCGATCAGGAGAAGATGTCCAAGTCGCTGGGCAACTTCTTCACCCTGCGCGACGTGCTCGACCGCTTCAGCGCCGAAGGCGTGCGCACCTTCCTGCTCGGGACGCACTACCGCAACCCGATCGACTTCTCGGACGCCGCGCTCGCGCAGGTCGAACGCCGCGTGGACTACTTCTACGAGACGCTCGCGCGCCTCGACGAGCGCCTCGCGACCGGCAAGGACCCGGGTCCGGGCGCGATCGGCGAGGCGGAGCGCATCGACGCCATCTGGAAGAACCTGTCCGAGTCGATGGACGACGACTTCAACACCGCGGGCGCGCTCGCGGCGGCGCAGGACGGCTTCGCGCTCGCCAACGAGCTCCTCGACGGCAAGTCGAAGGTCACCGACAAGGCCCAGGTGCGCCGCGCGCTGCAGAAGCTCCGCGAGGAGCTCGCGCGGGCGGGCGCGGTCCTCGGACTGTGGCAGCGGCCCCCAGCGGCGTACATGCTCGAGCGCCGCGACGTGCGCGCGAAAGAGAAGGGCATCGACAAGGCCGCCGTCGAGGCCGCGATCGCCGAGCGCAACGAGGCGCGGAAAGCCAAGGACTTCGCCCGCGCGGACGGCGTGCGCGAGAAGCTCAAGGCCCTCGGCGTGGAGATCATGGACAACCCCGGCGGCACGACCTGGAAGATCGTCTAG
- a CDS encoding FHA domain-containing protein: protein MANSNRNRRPAARAVNRPQDEVMEINTGDVIPLFDDELEILEDDKPRAQVAVLPAVSEVVLPAPRTQSRSSMLRPVSKAVQSNAVAPRRPRKDSPTNPKDSIEAVETMVTTSLQARENAVKDAGFSEAFLYVEKGPGAGQLVPVLQGETVVGRSSDSGLQLNHPSVSRRHAALSRRGEQYFLADAGSQNGTYVNWAKISGEVEIFPGDQVSIGSAVVVLRGGLYTSAMRRGVATGTGTVEVPDQTKKWLLGLGVFGAAVGVGVAAVVLLSGNKPAPVKIAPKAATSLIASKAPAVEEPKSSVKPVEAKPVVVEEAKPVVAVAKPEPKPEPVAAKPEPKAESRHEREHKKAGKHERAEKVAAAESAPAGEDAPQSVLKVYETGNVQAAIEAAEQAGATKLATKMKQFNAAYTAGKDALASKDGGGAVTNFNKALKLDEGIDSGWGKLNGEIRGQLANLYVLAGNQAMSRSDNDTAIKAFKAAQGYQPANAEARAKLKELGGGSSKKAAPAQNSRSAADAAFDS, encoded by the coding sequence ATGGCCAACTCCAATCGCAACCGCCGTCCCGCTGCCCGCGCCGTGAACCGTCCCCAGGACGAGGTCATGGAGATCAACACGGGCGACGTGATCCCGCTCTTCGATGACGAGCTGGAGATCCTCGAGGACGACAAGCCCCGCGCCCAGGTGGCGGTGCTGCCGGCGGTTTCCGAGGTGGTGCTGCCCGCGCCGCGCACCCAGTCGCGGTCGAGCATGCTCCGTCCGGTGTCGAAGGCGGTCCAGTCGAACGCGGTCGCCCCGCGCCGCCCGCGCAAGGACTCGCCGACGAATCCCAAAGACTCGATCGAGGCCGTGGAGACCATGGTCACCACCTCGCTCCAGGCGCGCGAGAACGCGGTGAAGGACGCGGGCTTCAGCGAGGCCTTCCTGTATGTGGAGAAGGGCCCGGGCGCCGGTCAGCTCGTGCCGGTGCTCCAGGGCGAGACCGTGGTCGGCCGCTCGAGCGATTCCGGCCTGCAGCTCAACCACCCCTCCGTCTCCCGCCGTCACGCGGCCCTCAGCCGCCGCGGTGAGCAGTACTTCCTCGCCGACGCCGGCAGCCAGAACGGCACCTACGTCAACTGGGCCAAGATCAGCGGCGAGGTGGAGATCTTCCCGGGCGACCAGGTGAGCATCGGCAGCGCGGTGGTGGTCCTCCGCGGCGGCCTCTACACCAGCGCCATGCGGCGCGGCGTGGCCACCGGCACCGGCACCGTGGAGGTGCCGGACCAGACCAAGAAGTGGCTGCTCGGCCTGGGCGTCTTCGGCGCCGCCGTGGGCGTGGGCGTGGCCGCGGTGGTGCTGCTCTCGGGCAACAAGCCCGCGCCGGTGAAGATTGCCCCCAAGGCGGCGACCTCGCTCATCGCCAGCAAGGCCCCGGCGGTCGAGGAGCCCAAGTCCTCGGTGAAGCCGGTCGAGGCCAAGCCGGTGGTGGTCGAGGAGGCCAAGCCGGTGGTCGCGGTGGCCAAGCCCGAGCCGAAGCCGGAGCCGGTCGCCGCCAAGCCTGAGCCGAAGGCCGAGTCGCGGCACGAGCGCGAGCACAAGAAGGCCGGCAAGCACGAGCGCGCGGAGAAGGTGGCCGCCGCCGAGTCCGCGCCCGCCGGTGAGGACGCGCCGCAGTCGGTGCTCAAGGTCTACGAGACGGGCAACGTGCAGGCCGCCATCGAGGCCGCCGAGCAGGCCGGTGCCACCAAGCTCGCGACCAAGATGAAGCAGTTCAACGCCGCCTACACCGCCGGCAAGGACGCGCTGGCCAGCAAGGACGGCGGCGGCGCGGTGACCAACTTCAACAAGGCGCTCAAGCTCGACGAGGGCATCGACTCGGGCTGGGGCAAGCTCAACGGCGAGATCCGCGGCCAGCTCGCGAACCTCTACGTGCTCGCGGGCAACCAGGCGATGTCGCGCAGCGACAACGACACGGCCATCAAGGCCTTCAAGGCGGCGCAGGGCTACCAGCCGGCGAACGCCGAGGCCCGCGCCAAGCTGAAGGAGCTCGGCGGCGGCAGTTCCAAGAAGGCCGCGCCGGCCCAGAACTCGCGCTCTGCCGCCGACGCCGCGTTCGACAGCTAA
- a CDS encoding DUF3108 domain-containing protein, with translation MRLAIFFAALLVPAAALAQAAPAAPLPPMPTDAQCKPLPAVKTPHLPTGEMLDYDIDVLAANAARMEVETLPRSNGLTPVRVRIKTNTFFNKVRRVKAEAKSFMNNKSLKPMRYTEDAWEDNEHKVADVAFHPPGQPVGVVAIKFATNPAPAQPLGQVFGRYAHDALDELGAVYYIRSLDLQPGQQLCFDVYAMRHMFRVWGSVGPIEKVTTPAGEFQAYHVTGTAARLDDTNFRRDLHVWISADDRRIPVGALGGIDLGPVRATLTHIGQPGSDKAQSHADGMDW, from the coding sequence ATGCGCCTCGCGATCTTCTTCGCTGCCCTGCTCGTCCCCGCCGCTGCGCTCGCCCAGGCCGCGCCCGCTGCCCCGCTGCCGCCCATGCCCACCGACGCGCAGTGCAAGCCGCTGCCCGCCGTGAAGACGCCGCACCTGCCCACGGGGGAGATGCTCGACTACGACATCGACGTGCTCGCCGCGAACGCCGCGCGCATGGAGGTGGAGACGCTGCCGCGCTCCAACGGGCTCACGCCGGTGCGGGTGCGCATCAAGACGAACACCTTCTTCAACAAGGTGCGCCGGGTGAAGGCCGAGGCGAAGAGCTTCATGAACAACAAGTCGCTCAAGCCCATGCGCTACACGGAAGACGCCTGGGAGGACAACGAGCACAAGGTCGCCGACGTGGCCTTCCATCCCCCGGGCCAGCCGGTGGGCGTGGTGGCCATCAAGTTCGCCACGAACCCCGCGCCTGCCCAGCCGCTGGGCCAGGTCTTCGGCCGCTACGCGCACGACGCGCTCGATGAGCTGGGGGCCGTCTACTACATCCGCTCGCTGGACCTGCAGCCCGGGCAGCAGCTGTGCTTCGACGTGTACGCGATGCGGCACATGTTCCGCGTGTGGGGTTCGGTCGGGCCGATCGAGAAGGTGACGACGCCGGCGGGCGAGTTTCAGGCGTACCACGTGACCGGCACCGCGGCCCGGCTCGACGACACGAACTTCCGGCGCGATCTGCACGTGTGGATCAGCGCGGACGATCGGCGCATTCCGGTGGGCGCGCTGGGCGGCATCGATCTCGGCCCGGTGCGCGCGACGCTCACGCACATCGGGCAACCCGGCTCGGACAAGGCACAGTCGCACGCGGACGGGATGGATTGGTAG